The region GGCAAGGAGGCCAGGACTTGTGTGATTTTTCAGAGTGAGCCCCCCATGGAATCTACTGAGTAGTGTTGCCTGAGAAAAAGGAGTAGAATCAGGACTGAAAAGAAAACCAAGTGATGATCTCTTGAGGGGTGGGTCCCAGAGGCGGGAGGGGGTCCTGGTATTGGGTTTCCACATTGTACATCCCAGTCCTTGGCCACCGTGCACCTTATAGCACATAAGCACATAAGCAGCACGAAGATGAAGACCAGTACTGAGGCCACGCCTCAGGGACTGCACACTTGGAACCACGCCTCAGGGACTGCACACTTGGCCCAGCCTGCTGGCAAGAACAGGGTGTCATTAACAACTGCTCATGCAAGGTTGGACTTCACTAAGAGGTGTCAGCAGCAACCACTTTCCACCATATGTACCAAATGCTATCTGGCTTGGGGGCAGAAGTTGAAGCACCCCACCTCTTGGATTCTTAaaaactctgttttttgtttgcaACCACGGAAGAGAGAAGGGAACCCCCAAGAGTGACATATAGGAAATATAGAAAGAAGAGCTTGAATTAGGTTTGATTTGACTTAGCAAATCAAAAATTGATGTCACCATTATCAGAACTCCACATGTACAGAGATCACTCTCCGCATGAACCCAAAGCCTAGTCTCTATTTAACCTCCTCCCCCCAAGTTTTCCTTTTAAACTCTGGTCTGATTTCCTTTGTAACGGGGCTGcctcatttcattttctctgacaTTCCTGTACCTTCCTGCTTGATCTTTTTCTTCCTGCAGCCTCGATTGTATAAAGCCGTCATCTAGAAAACTAGGCTTTTCTCTCTTTACCTTTTACTGCTGAAATTTGCTTTTATCCCCCGCCACTCATCCCCATTAATGTTTTACTCTCTTGGCCTGATTACTTTTTACTCTTGCTGTCTAATTTCCTCATGTTTGTTACCATTTACTCTTACTGTCTTATTTCTCTTTGCCTCTACAGCCTCATTTCTTTTATCATTACTGCTTGATATTGTTTAGCCCTAtagtctgattttctttttccttatagcCTGATTTCTTCTTATCATTGCTGTCAGATTTCTTTTACCACTTCTGCCTGATTCTGGTGAACCTCACTGCCAGATTTCTTTTACCTTTGCCGTCTGATTTTCTTTGTGACCCTGTAGCATCATTTCTCAGCTGTGCTTCAGTATGGAGCATTCATGGGTGTGCCCTCCATCCTCCCCATTCCTCATTCCCCCACCCAGCTACCCCTCTGCCTGGCCCCTGCACCTGTACACGAGGATGTCATCAGCTGAGCTGTTGTACTGGATCTGGTACATGCGGATGCCTGGGATGGGCCGCTGATCTGGCCACTGGACGAGAGCAGCTGTGGCTCCATGCTCAGTCACTTGGACGCCACGGTCAGTAGGGGGCACGGTGTCAGCCACCTTGGCGGAGGCAGAGGCAGCAGAGGGCGGGGTGAGGGCATCAGGATCCCCGTCCCGCGGGGGGTCACAGCTGGTACTATTGGCTAGCTGTGGAGGTGGTGGGGGACCCACGGTCAGCTCAACAGCAGCCGTGGCCTCACCAGCTGCATTGGCCGCAATGCAGGTGAAGATGCCACCATCGCCTGGCTCGGTGACCAGCAGCTCCAGTGTCCCATTAGGGAAGGCACGAGCACGGCTCGAGTTGCCCAGTAGCCGGCCTTGGGGTGACACCCAGCGCACACGGGGCTCTGGGTCCCCTACTGCCCGGCAGCGTAGAGCAGCTGGTCGACCTGCAGGCACTGCTAGGGGTGGTGAGCGGTGGGTCACCACAGGTGGTTCACACACAAACTCCTCCTCACCCACAGCCCAGAAGTAGCGGCCCCCCAGTGCAGGTGGCGAGGCACAGGCCTCGAGGTCGTCTTCCCGAGCCAGCCGCCGCAGCCACACCAGCTCACAGTTGCAGTGCAAGGGGTTCCCACCAAAGGCCAACaccagggcagaggcaggagaaccacGGGGCCGGGCAAGCAGCGGCAGGCGAGAGAAGAGGGGGTCAGGTGGGATGGTGGTCAGGCGGTTGGAGGTCATGTCCAGCCGTGCCAGCTTGTGCAGGCGGGAAAAGGCGCCAGCAGGCACAGAAGCCAGCAAGTTATGGTCAAGGCCCAGCGTGTTGACATTGCCCAGGCGGCCCAAAGCCTCCCAGGGCAGCTGCTCGAGGTTGTTGTAGGAGAGATCGAGGTCCTCCAGCGTCTCAGCACAGTCGTCCAGGGCACTAGCTGCCAGGGCTGCCAGCTGGTTGTTGCTCAGGATGAGGTGGCGCAAGTTGACCAGGCCACGTAGCTGTCCCTCGCCCAGCGAGGTCAGTCGGTTACCATCTAGGTGTAGGGCGCGCAGGGCACGTAGGTCAGCAAAGGCGCCGGCTGCCACGTGGCGGATGGTGTTGCGAGACAGGCTCAGATGCAGCAGGCCCGTCATGTTGGCCAGGTCGCGGCGGCGCACGGCCGCAATGAAGTTGTCTGCTAGGCGCAGCTCCGCTGCACGGCGATCCAGTGAGGGTGGCACGAACAGAAGGCCTGCCCCTGGACACAGCACACTTAGGGGCAGTGACTGGGTCTGGCAGCGGCAACGGCGGGGACACGGGCTGGATGTGGCTGGCTGGGGTGGAGACGAGGCAGGGGCCAGCGGTAGCAGGCACAGGAGCAACGGGAGGACGGCCATCGCGGGCGGGGGCCACCTGCAGGTAAGAGGAGCAGCATTAGGGCAGGCTGAGGCCAGAAGAGGGGCCCCACAGGGAGAAGGTCACCATGGGCTGTGAGCAGCAGAGCTGGTCAGAGATGCTCAGAGGGAGGAGTGGTCAGACACAGTCCAAAGCCAGAGGAGGTATTCAGAGACTCAGAGATGTGTATAGTGGAGGCACAGAGGGAGGAGAAATGAACAAAGATGgtcagagggaagggaagaggctaGGGAATGGGCCTAGATGGTCAAAGAATAGGCGAGTTGGCCAGGGTGGGCAAAGAGAGGGTCAAAGATTCCtactgagagaagaggtggtCAGGTGGTAATCAGAAATGGTCAGACGTGACCAGAGAGGGGAGGTGGTCAGGAATAGTCCAGCCAGGAGAGCTGGTCAGAGAGAGAAGTGATTTGACATGGTCAAAAGCCAGAGAGGTGttcagagagaggagaaagaacagaCATCAGAATCAGTTggagaccaggggagcagggagaggtCATCATAGGGAAGAAAGACAACCAGAGATGGTAGAAATAATCAGAGATCAACAATTAAGAGAGATAACGGGTGAGAGGGGACAAGGAAAGGCCAGAGATGAACAGATGGTTGTAGACAGAGAGTTGGAGTTGGGGTGGGTGAAGGGCAGGAGAGATAGTGGAAGATGGTCAGAGAAAGGGAAGATAGAGAGGAGGGACGGCAGGGCAGCTAGAGAGAAGAGTGGTGGATAGAGATGTCAAACATGGTTAGAGGCGATCACAGACCCAGGATTAGAGCCAGATGTGGACAGAGCAAAGAGCCAGTGGAAGATGATTAGAGAAAAGTACAGGGGACAGAGATGTCAAAGATGGTCACTGAGTGAAGCAGTAGACAGAGATGGCTGGAGAGAGGAGCTGTGGACAGAGCTGTCAGATATATCAGAGAGAGTAAAGGTGAACAGAGATGGTTACTGAGAGGAAAGGGGCAGAAAGGGGACTAGAGAGAGTGGTGGTGGACATGAAAGGCAGCTGGAGATGGTCAGGCAGGACAGATGGTGAGAAGCTGTAAGGGTGGTGGCAGCAGAGAACTGGAGATGCTATCTGCTGGGAATGAGGAGGTCAGAGGGGTAGGCTGGCCAAGTGTCCTGGGATTGTTGGAGGGAGAGCAGGACTGGAGGTAGATGTAGAGAATGAAATGACTTTTTCCAGGGAAACCCTAGAGTGCCAAAGGGGACCTGGTCCTCCACCCCAGTCACAAAGGTCCTCTCAAGTCCCTCCCCACCACAGAGGTCTCTCAATGGCCTTACCTGAGCTGGAAGCCACCCCAGGGAGCGGAGTCCTCAGGCTCCAAGGGGGTCAGAGGTCAGGACTCTGGAGGGGGTGTCTGGTCATGCCGTCCCTGTTCCTGAGGtctctagaaggactgttgtgttTCAGCTTAAATCCGTGCCCATGGAGTCTCCAGATCTTGATACTTAGGGTCCCAGACCCCCAAATATAGGACCTCTAGGATCCTGTTTTAGAGATCCTGGCCCAAGTTTGGTTGGTTTAGGGTCAGGGTTTCCCAGCTCCAGTCTTAGGATGCTAAATTAGTCAAATGGGGAAGTTTAGGGTCTAAGTTCCAAATCCAACCCTGGATTCTGGTAGTGGGGTTCTGTGTTCTGATACTGGGGTGCCAAGTAAAGACTTGGAGGTCTCTAGCCCCAGATTTCAGCCTTCAGGTCTGCAGGAAGGACTTCAGGCCCAAATTCAGGTTCAGGTGCCTTAGAATCCCAAGGTTCAGATCTTGGAATTTGAGGCCTAAATCCCAGGGTTCAGTTCCCAAATAGTGGGTTCCAGGATATAGATTTTGGAATCCAGTCTCAGATTTCAAGGTGCCAGGCACAGAATTGAGAGTTCAGCTCCAGATTTGGGGGCTTATATACCAAATCTTGGGGTCCATGCTCTAAATCATGGGATTCAGTTTCCAAATCTTGGGGTCCCAGGGACCGATGTTGGGATTCCAGCTCCAGATATTGGGGTTCAGGGTCCAGATCTGCGGGTTTCGCGGGCTGGATCTCGGGGTGCTAGCCCCAGATCAGGGTCTCAGGCTTGGGTTTCCGTATCTCTCCATCCAATCTCGGGGTGAAAGCCCCCGATGTCGGGGTGCGGGCCCAGGGTCTAGGGCGGCAGCATCGCGGCTTGCTTCCCGGCTTGCAGCTGGCGCTGGCCCAGAGGGAGGGGGTCCGCTGCGGTGGGGAGGGGGGCGGCCCGCCCGGCAGCCCCAGGGCCGGGGTGGGGCGAGGCCTGGGCGCAGACAGACGGACTGACAGACAGGAACTCGCGGGATGGGGGCACCGCAGCGCGGGCGGGGGCGCCAGGGGGGAGGGGCCGCGCTCAGAGACCCCTCCCCCGCCGGGGCCGGGGCGAGGGCCGGGCGGGGGCCGGGCAGGCGGGCCGGGTCCGGGAGCTCCCGCGGCCTCCTCGCCGGGAACCCAGGGCCGCGCGCGTGCCCGCGCTTAAAGGCGCAGGCCTCGCGCGCGCCCGCGCTTAAAGGCGTAGGCAGCCCCCCCCTTTCTCAAAGGCACGCCCCTGGCCCCACCTCCTATGGAGTCGCCCTAGCACTGCTGGGAGCGAGAATCCCTGGATACAAGGAGACTGAGACGGGCACAGAGACTaaggcagagagacagagataggagagagagagagagagagagagagagagagagagagagagagagagagagagagagagagagagagagagagagagaaagatgggcaAGCTTGGATTGAGGGACGGAGAGGAACAGAATGAGAGATACAGACAGAAATACACGCATGTGTTCAAAGAGAGACGGAAATGTAGAGACAGAGACTCAGAGAGATAGACAAGAGGCAAGGACAAGTCAGAGACAGAGatgggcatgcacacacacacgcgcacacacacaagaTTTAATATGCAGCACTTGGGGGCAACTAGACCATGAGGATGGGTACGTGTAGATGTGTGTTTGGAATTCATTCATAGCTTTGAAGTAGCTCTCCATCCTAGACACCCCTTACCCCAGCCAACACACACCTGTCTCCTGCCCCTCTACCTCAGCACCATCTCCTTGGAATGTCCTTTCTACAGGTGAAGTTTTCGTACCTGGGTTCTGCCCAGCAACAGGCCTGGCCTTTCAAGCCAGAAGACCTTCTTCCCAAGTCTCCTTTCCCTGGCTGAAAGGACAAAACTTGGATCTAAGTTTCTTTACCTTGTAGGATTAGGGGTAGACCTCAAGATGCACTGAGAAAATGTCct is a window of Ictidomys tridecemlineatus isolate mIctTri1 chromosome 15, mIctTri1.hap1, whole genome shotgun sequence DNA encoding:
- the Lrfn3 gene encoding leucine-rich repeat and fibronectin type-III domain-containing protein 3 codes for the protein MAVLPLLLCLLPLAPASSPPQPATSSPCPRRCRCQTQSLPLSVLCPGAGLLFVPPSLDRRAAELRLADNFIAAVRRRDLANMTGLLHLSLSRNTIRHVAAGAFADLRALRALHLDGNRLTSLGEGQLRGLVNLRHLILSNNQLAALAASALDDCAETLEDLDLSYNNLEQLPWEALGRLGNVNTLGLDHNLLASVPAGAFSRLHKLARLDMTSNRLTTIPPDPLFSRLPLLARPRGSPASALVLAFGGNPLHCNCELVWLRRLAREDDLEACASPPALGGRYFWAVGEEEFVCEPPVVTHRSPPLAVPAGRPAALRCRAVGDPEPRVRWVSPQGRLLGNSSRARAFPNGTLELLVTEPGDGGIFTCIAANAAGEATAAVELTVGPPPPPQLANSTSCDPPRDGDPDALTPPSAASASAKVADTVPPTDRGVQVTEHGATAALVQWPDQRPIPGIRMYQIQYNSSADDILVYRMIPADSRSFLLTDLASGRTYDLCVLAVYEDSATGLTATRPVGCARFSTEPALQPCGAPHAPFLGGTMIIALGGVIVASVLVFIFVLLMRYKVHGGQPPGKAKTPAPVSSVCSQTNGALGPPPTAPAPEPSAPRAHTVVQLDCESWGPSHEPTGP